The sequence GTgtttttaaaagacacagagatgtggtgctaaggggcatggtttagcaccagacttggtagagttagatcatgattggactcaatgaccttaaagatcttctccaaccaaaacaattctagcTCATGCTGCAGTTCCCATTAAACAAAAATCCGTAAGATGCAAGAACTTGTTAGCAGAAGAAATGTTTATCAGCAAACCATGAAAATATAACTGTTGCAATGTATGTTTCTAGTTGAGTTTGCCTTATTAATGTATCATTGTAATACTAAAATACACACCCCCTTAAGCCAAGAAGCCCCTTACCTACAAGACCACCCCTCTCAGACCATCTCCAAGAACATGTCAGTGTCCATTTCCTTCCCATAAAGTCATTCCTGATAAGACATCTAAATCTTTCCaagtagaaaaataaaattactgtGTTAGATTGTCAAGTTTGCAAATGGCTAATTAGAAAAGTATTTTAATAGCATGGACATCAAATATATTCAGTTGCTAGTTAGCCATCAATAGAAAATTCTTAATCACAAATTAATACATAGCATGTTGTGTCGAACTTGTCACCCTTCCTATGGGTTTTTTATTAAAGCTATTGGACTACAAGAATTTCTAACATTAAGGAAATGCATTTATTGTGAATATAATACTTCGTTCTTCAACAGTGGCCAGTGAGATATCTTCCATACTTATTCTGGACCTCCACGCtgtaaaagaaaagcagataGTTAAATGGATTCCACTGAAAGAACAGGAAATTGAGACCAATTTGCACTGTTCTAGAGTAACAGACAAATGTTCTAGTTTTAATTTCCGATTTATACATTCATTTTTTCCATCAACATAAGAACATGCACATAGTGTCAAATATTAACACCTACCAGTAACAACTCCATTTTTATCAGGGGAGAATACAGTGTATGCAACCTACCCTAACATTACAAGCAGTTCCATGTCTCCTGCTCAGAAAAACCTGAATCTTACTCATTTTAGAAAGGTCTGGCAAACACAGCAGTAGTGAACACAAGTTTTAGAATTATTTTCACTGCCCAAATTCCAAAGTGCAAAGTAAAATAAAGCCAGGATGAGTCATGACTCCTTATTTTCCAAGCAAAGTGATTTAACAATTTACCTAACTATTAGAAAAAAGATGCTATAGGTCAAGAAGTGTGTTACTATGGGAACTAACTAATTTTATTTCTAATTATAATACCCTATTCACCTACATGAAGGAAAACTCATTTCCTCTATTATAATGACTACACCCTAGGTGTCCTTATCATTTAACAAGGCTATGCAAATATCTTTCCATTTCAAACACACCCATCTCACAAGTTCTTCAAATCTTGTGCATTTCCCTCTTTCAAGCATCAGTGTTTACAGCTGAGAATTGTTACAGAACAATAGCATGCTGTTCTTCCCCTTTGCATAAAATACTGTATTGGCAAATAGTGCAGGGGAAAGATCAAGTTTAATAAAGCACTGTGACTATTAGAAAGAGAAGAGCTAATTACTAATAATAGTTTAAGAAATATTTTGGATTTCAATCACCTGGCAATAGCCTTTGCTGGTCATAGAGCAGATGCCTGTACTCCTATCCAGCACATTCAAATTACACATTAACAGCTGTTGCAAAAACAGGTGGTGATGCTGATTAATGTATGCTCTGACTTATAACTAGCTATCTGCATATCTGTTTTATCTCTCTAGTGAGTGACACCATATGCTACTAATTAGTGAGATTTAGGTATACTCTCTGCATTAAAAATTTGTAGCTTGGGTAGTGTGAATCAAAGCCATGAAAGCCATGAAAGCTGGGAGCGcactctctgcagagggaccttgactgactggacagatgggcagagtccaatggaatggcattcaacaagtccaagtgccgggtgctgcactttggccacggcaaccccatgcagagctacaggctggggtcagagtggctggaaagctcctagacagagagggacctgggggtgctgattgacagccacctaaacatgagccagcagtgtgcccaggtggccaagaaggccaatggcatcctggcctgcattaggaatagtgtggccagcaggagcagggaagtcattgtgccgctgtactctgcattggttaggccacaccttcagtcctgtgtccagttctgggcccctcagtttaaaaaggacatcaagacacttgagcatgtccagagaagggcaacaaggctggtgagaggccttgagcacaagccctaggaggagaggctgagggagctgggattgtttagcctggagaagaggaggatcaggggtgacctcattgccctctacaactacctgaaaggtggttgtggccaggaaggggttggtctcttctcccaggcaaccagcaccagaacaaggggacacagtcccaagctgcatcaggggaagtttaggctcgaggtgaggagaaagttcttcatggagagagtcatttgtcattggaataggctgcccagggaggtggtggagtcaccgtccctggaggtgttcaagaggggattggacgtggcacttggtgccatggtctagtcatgaggtctgtggtaacaggttggactcgatgatcctcgaggtctcttccaaccttagtgatactgtgctaCTGTAATACTGTAATACCAGATTTGAAACTTCGAAGGTAGAGAAATAAGTCAAATGTTACATAAATACAAACAATATACCCCAATAAGTAAGACTTACTTGAATATATTCAATCTCTTCATCAGACATAAGTTTCCTTTTGTATTTCTGAGGTAAGAGTCTTGCTAATTCAGAAGTGTCTGGTATACCTTGTACTCTACTAACAGGTGAAATATTCTGAAAGGCTGGTGATCTGCCTCCTATGGACTCCTGTGCTTTTGAATCATGGAGAGATGGCACACTTGCTTGTAGAGATTCCTGCACTGAAACCCAGAGGGAAATCCACTTACAGAGATGTAACAAGACTGTGAAAATAATGAGCGAGCAGCCAACAGCAGTCACCAGCTATTGACAATCTTCTTCATTATAGTAAATACTGAGAAGAATTACAACACTCCTCAATGTATTTTCATTGTTGTTAAATAGCACAGTGAAAAAACTCTGACAATGAAAGAAAGTATGTTTCGAGTGGTAGCAGAGAAACCAGCCTATGCCCTAACAAAGCTTTTTCACTGGAAGCATAAATACCCTAAGTGTGTGTAGGCAATTATGTAGAAAGATAAAGAACAACTATGTTTCAGCAACTTTACTTAAAGTCAGTTGAGCTGTGCAGTGAAACAGGAAAATTGTCTGCTGCTTTACATAAAACAGTTAATGTGAAGAAATGTGGTGCAAGTTGTATCTGTAGATGAAGTACTTACTTTTGGGTTTAGGACTACTTTTTCTGTCTGGGAACTTAATTAATGGCGTGTGTGGCTTGACCACCTAGAACAAGGCAAGGTAGTAGGAAAAACAAGGAGAATAAAATGTATTTCTAGGCAGACATTACCTTCACAACAATAAAATTGAACATAACAACATACTGAACAACCATTTGTATTGTGCTGCTTTCCGCAGCACCACTCTGGCACTACTTATGACACAGCTACGTTTATCCCGGCAGAAATTTCACCTTTAAAGGCATTCCTCTGACACCATGTCCGGAGCAGGAACAAAcagtctcttccttttctcacaGCAGTATGTGTGGTTGTGCAGAAATGGTTATTGCAGTCACATACACGATTACAAAGCATCAGCATAGGAATTGCAAGCAGTGCTTCGCTTGTAGGTGTTTGTTCACCTGTCTGGATGGCTTTGACCAGGCCCATTAAGAAAAAGCTTTAAATTATAAGGCTTGGGGTAGTTGAAACCATACAGCTTACTTTTGAAGCACATCGTTTAAAGCCTCCGTATCTCACCTTCACCTTGCAGGGAGACTGCCAGCTAGCCCCCTTCCGCTCTTCAAAAGGGCACAAAAGCCCTGTAGCATCCTTTGGCAACAGAGACCCAGGCACCGGCATCAAATGACCGGCGACAGCGGGTGGGCCCCTTCTACATTCCCTCTTCCCCCACGCCAAGGACACCGGCCCCCCCGACGGCACACAGGCCCCAGCCGCATCAGGCCCTGGCGGTCGCACGCCAGGCGAGACCCGCCGCCCTCGCCAGGCTCCCGGCCCTAGCTACCCCCCGACTCCCCACTCCGCAGGCCAAACGCCGTTACCTGAACGACCCTAGCGGCAGCCGCCATCTTACTGCCCATGGCGACCCGCCCGCCCTCGCGGCGCCGCCCCGCCCTCCGCGCCTGCGGACAGCGCCGGGCACAGCCCTCCGCGGGCGGGGCCtaggctgctggaaggcagggGTGGCAGCGCGTTGAaagtaaaccaaaccaaaccaaacccaaccccgcCACCAAACTAACAACAAAACTACCAAAACACAATAACGTTGCAAGAAATTTTGTGTTTTATTCGATTAGGGTAAAACCATACCTAGTAAAAGCTGGTGGCCACTAAAGCAAAAGCAGCTACTTCAGTGTAGCACATGCTCCGATATGACAACTTTTCTTCAAAGCTAAAATAGAATTGTCCATTGGACACTTGAAATAGTGCTAGCAACTATGCAGCTAAGCAGTAAGTCACTTCCATTTTACTTGGATTTTTCCTAGGGTTGTCATATTTTACTTCATGGAACAGTATCTACAGGTTGCAACTACTGATGCAAGCTCTGCATAATTTATCAGtatgcagcacattccaaggggtagttaaaattaatatttcaaAGTCTTTAAAATGATACATAATGAGAAAAAACTTCATACAAGCTTCAAGGACTGACTGAATCACCTTTTCCAGTTTGGGTTTTTCACAGGGGCAATGCAGAGTCATGCATCCTGTCTGAACTCTGGAGCCAGCTGGTGCTCGGGGGAAAATGACACAACTTTGGGTTAACTCCTCTTTTATATAAAAGCCGGAAATTAATACATATTATTTCTTGTACTACTGTGGCCTTGCAGCTAGACACCAGTATTTGGGACAGGACAGCTGTCAAGTGTGTCTTCAGGTAGTTTTCATAAGCTATCCTACCTGTTCAAATAGTCACTGCGTATCAGGAGTTAAATTTTGCCTCCTGGCTCCAGTCCAAGTCTTTAGAGAGAACCACCACCTACAGAATAGTTACACCTCCGTAAGTATGCTTTGATGATTCGTATTAGCCTCAAGTTTAGTACATTGATTATATACGTTGCATGAAATTAAAAAGTTTCGCTTGATTCACGGGAAACTGACATGTTTTTCAAGCTGTAGAAGAATCTCCTTTAGAGATGGATCTTCTGCCCAGTCAAGTCCGCTTGCAATTATGATATTCTATTAAAAAGAAAGGTTATTGATTAAATAAAGGCTTTAAAAACAATTATTCCTAGTAAAATCTCTCAAAAGGTGTcagtttcatttttaatttgtgAGCCTTTGAAATTCATAGCAGTGTCTGAAATAGAATGGGGGGCAAAGAAGGGAAATACCTTTTTAGATTGCATTGTTAATACataggcaaggaaaaaaaaaggcagtgctTTGAATTTCCTAGATGTGTTTGCACATCATCCCTATTTTAAACATAGGAATTTAGAggacattttttaaaaatacatagaatagttTGCCTGAAACACAAGATATCATAGTTAACATTCTCACCCTGACATTCTGGAATGAAAATGGGAATTAATCAATCTAACCAGAGCAAATTTGCTTTACTTATAACTCAGAAGACTTCAAGAATAGAAAACCAGGAGATTGTATTCCTAGAACTATCTAAACCCCACTGAAACATTTAGTGTCTCAACTTGAGATGTATCGTTACCAACAGAAACTAGTAGGATATGGGGTGAAATACAGTAACATGTGACTCTGTCCTTGAAATTCTTCTGAATATCCAAATTCACAGCCTGGTTACATCCTGTCTTCTATCTGAAGCTTTCCAGTACATTCTTTTTCCCAGTccaaatttttaaaataaactttgTGTACTTGACTGGGATTTCATAACCTGTTTGAAGATAAACTCAAAAGCACTGCAGTTGCAATTTACCATTCTCTGTGCCTCCTGTCTTTGTATTTTGCACTGATCTGTGGGCCCAGGCAAAGGGCACCAGGACAAATCACAGTGAGAGGCAGACCTTTAATAGAACCCCTCTGAGCACtggaagctgaaggaggaggtcgTTCCATCCTTCATGATATTTTCTTCATGAGCTTGAAAGCTACCTCGCTGAAAGTATTTGGAGACCAGCTGTGGTTACAGGTCAAGGCTTTCACAGCAGGCAATGCAAACAGAATTGCACATGGTCAGAAGCAGCAATCTGGCTTGCTGACAATCACAGGATTAAGATCTACTTATTTTTCCTAACTGTACGATAAGGGAACTGATTTAAGGGGATGTGAGGGAGACTCATTGTTAGGAAATGCAATGAGAGAACGTCTGTCATTCCTATGACAGACATTCTgagaaaaagcatttttttttgtaCAAAGGAATAAAGAAAGAATGATAGCCTGTCTCTAAACTCCAAAAAGAATTATTCCTAAGGAGTTTGTGAGAGTTCTGCACTTTTAGTCTTTTAAGCAATAGTTTTCCTTTGATACAGCAGTTGTTACATTGTTAAAGTTTTAAGAAAACACGTTGGTTTGAAATTACATTTACCAAACACTACCTTATCTAAACTTCTAAAAGCTACAATATATTACCTGGAACATATTTTGAATTATTGTAGTAAggtctctttctcttcttaaCTTCTCATGTACTTCTATCATTTcactcccttccttccttgcttgtTTCTCCTTTTGGTTTTCCACCATGGTATGAATTTCCTTTAGTGTCTGTTGGCCGACTTTTTGTAGTGCTGTTGGGTTAATAAACAGTTAGCTTAGCAGTAGAACTTAaatatactttttttcccctcacagacATCTAAGGCAATTCCACTGCAATAACCCAAACTTCATAGtccatcccttctctccagtacATGTACCTCAAGATATTCCTTtcacacaaaaggaaacatgctGTAGCTACCTGGTATCAAACTATATTGACTGAGTTTTGCTAGTTAGAGTACTTTGTATGCTACCTGCATTTCCAGACAGACAATTTGAACATCTGTCCTACACTCCAGCTTTAGCTGTTGTAACTTTTGTAGTCAGAAGCTTTCAAGACCCTCTCCCCTTTTTCAAATTTAATCAAAACCAAACTCTAAACTTGTTTTGTATAGACATAtgtacacacatatacacaccaGTAATATTAGTAACTTTTACATGAAACTAGACTCAATAAAACTCTTCATGGACAGTTCATGTACTGAAAGAATACTGACACAGCACTCCTCTTATTTGTAAAGATATTAGGGATGTTCACTATTCCTATAAAGACAGATATTTCCTTGTATTTGTGGCTGTAAATGTATATAGCACTCCATATGCTTGAAACAACAGTTGTTAAAAGTATTGGCAAACCTGATCATATGACAGTAGGAGCATTCAAAAACCATATTTGCCTTATTTAAGTTTTAAAGATTGACTTCATATCTAAATATGACCCCCTGTAAGGAGCCTAATACCAAAATATGTAATATCATGAGAGATCTTTGTAAGTAAATCTCCTCCACTATTCTGCAAACATTTCATAAAGGTGCAGTCTAATTTAAAAATCCCTTTAGATGTTGTAGAGCCAACTTAAATTACTAAATAACATGTAATTTTCTGTCAAGTTTACACTAAAAAATGTCACCACATTCTTTGATTGTCAGTCTCATGATTCATTAGATAAGACAAGCTCAGTTTTACAGTACTTTTTACTCTTTTCAGAGATTTTATATGTTGAGAGTTCTGCAATTACTTCAGATGAAACCTAATTTTGCTACAAGAACTTCCAAATATGAATTACACATTAAAATATAAACCAAACATACTTACAgagtcttttctttttaatctcaaataatttctgtttcttcacATGTGCTCgctgaaagaaaaaagtattttccaGACTCCTGGCTCAAAAATGATAGTGAAAGATGATAATTCAATCCACAAAAACAGTTAAGGGCAGCTCTAGAAGCAGACTCTCTTACATACTCCCTTTAAGTAATCATTCCAGTAATTTTAACACCAGTGGTAACCACACCCCTTAGGCCACATAATTAGCTTTGAATGACTTGAGCAATTGTGTTACTTTAACATTACAGTGCTGCTCACATTGAGGTTGATAGACCTACACAACTGCAACAGAGACCACAAGTGCCACATACCTTCTCACCTTCAATTATTGCACTGCTGAGCATTACTATTTGTTTAATAGCATCCAGGATAAGTCTAAGGAAGGAAACACAGTTGTACACCTTAAGACCATTAACCTAAGTCAGCAGCATAAAAGTTTTAATCAAGGTTATATGgattaaacaaaaaaatccccacttCCCCCAACACCAAGATAAAGCATACTTCTTTTATATACATGCTGCACCCATTTTCATGGTTAGTATACCAAGAATAAGACCAAATAGTTTCCTTATTTTCAGTCAGTTTCTGTAACATTTCAATTCAGAgagcttagaatagaatagaattaaccaggttggaagagaccttcgagatcatcatgtccaacccatcatccaacactacccaatcaactaaatcatacaaccaagcatcctgtcaagcctcgccctgaacacccccagcgtcggcgaccccaccacctcctcaggcagcccattccagtgggcaatcactctctctgtgtaaaacttcctcctaacctccagcctaaacctcccctgtcgcagcctgagactgtgtcctcttgttctggtactggttgcctgggagaagagacccacctccgcctcactacaaccccccttcaggtagttgtagagagcaataaggtcacccctgagtctcctcttctccagactaagcaaccccagctccctcaatctctcctcatagggcttgtgctcaaagcccctcaccaaccttgttgcccttctctggacacgctccagcacgtcaacatccttcctaaactgaggggcccagaactggactcaaggtgcggcctaaccagtgcagtgtacaggggcagaatgacctccctgctcctgctggccacactgttcctgatgcaggccaggatgccattggccctcctggctgcctgggcgcactgcaggctcatgttcagtctaccgtcaaccagcacccccaggtctctctcagcctgactgctctccagccactctgaccccagcctgtagctctgcatggggttgctgtggccaatgtgcagaacctggcacttggatgtgttaaatctcatgccgttggactctgcccatctgcccagcctgtcaaggtccctctgcagagcctctctaccctccagcagatcaactcctgcccccagcttggtgtcatcagcaaattggacttgatgccctcatccagatcatcaataaagatgttaaagagcatagAGGGTATCAAGGAAGCTTTGCCACCTGAGAACAGCTTAAACATGAAGCACAGCACATGGCAGGGATGTCAAGAAGATGGAATGGTTTTAGCTGCATTTCTGACAGAAATTACCTTTCTCACATTTCATATACACACATCTGTTAATATCGGGCAGGAAATCAAAAGTAACATTAAACATGTTGGAAGCTTTCAGTTCTTTTTCAAAGACTTTAAGCTCCTACACAATTAATGgaggcagcaaagcagaggcaAGGCTCTGTTACAAGCCTGTAATATGTACTCTGATATTATAAATGCAGGTAACTCACACATTAAAGACAAACTACTTAACTACAAACAGTTCTCATTAGTGAATCAAAAATTACTAAAATTATCTTTAATCAAAGGTAAATCTACACAGAGTATAAGAATTCTGATCACACTGATTCTAGAGAGAAGGTGAATGGTATATCATTAAGTCAAAACTGGAAGGAAGGTTGCTTTTAAAAAAGTATATAATGAAATAATGTAGAAATGTGCCATATTAAGCTGTACAAAGTCCATTCCTTTTCTAGCTGTCCTTTCCCCAACACCACCTTACCGGGAATCATTATCACTGTCTGTCATTGTGTATTTCAGGGCAGCCATCATCTGGATCCTGCATAGCATGGGGGAGAAGCGTAACTAACGAAAACCGATCTAAATCTACTTCTCTCAGTTACTTATAACTAACAAAAGAGGTATTTCCAAGTTTATATTTACATTCACTTTCACATTAGTATTCTATATAGATACACAATACTCTGTACCTTTTAACTATCACACTCCTTTAATAACAGGCTTTAACTTGCAACAAGAAAGGCCTATCAGTGATTAACTGTGAGAGCAAaaactccttttctctcttcccaaaCTCTGATACCTTTATTCCTAGTTTTTGGATGAGGGAAGCTAGGTAAAGATAGGAATTCAAATGAACTGCCAAGCAACACAGCTTCCACCTTGTCACAGGCATTTGTAAAATACTGCCAAGAAACATTATTACTAATTCATGTATTCAGATTTTCACAATTTTGCAGGAACCTTTGTGTTTGCACATTCAATTTGTaactttttattgttgttgtcaTCCTTTTTAATCCACATTCTTACTAGTTCAGTGGTACTACACATCAAAATCCTATTGTAATCAGAATTACGTATACAAGCATGTATGTATgcacacaaacagaaaacctccaaataatcaggaaaaaaaatctacctcTCCAAGGCTAATGTCTTGTTCTGGAAAGACCCTGTTACATCCTCCATATCAATTTCCAAATTGTCTCTGGCACTGAAAGAAAATCAAATCAACCAACATCAAAAGTGTgaagactgaaagaaaaaaaatacaaaagcacTATCACATTTTAAACTTTCTCTCTCTGTATCTAAAGTAAGAATTTTTCCTGTGAACCACAAATTATCAAGACCAGGAACACTTTAGCACAAGGAACTATATTAGTGAATCCTGGCCAACACAAGAAACACAGCAAATTTGGGAGCCACATCAGATACAGAACTACATTAGaagattaattaaaatatttcttcttcacTTTCTTTCTACTTCCTTTATTTTCACCAGGCTGTTTGTTAGCCCCGAGAGTTACTAAAAGGGAGTATAAACTGGAAGACAATCTCCAAGCTCAGTTCCCAACATCACTcctctttattttaaaatacatccaAAGTCTGAAGTTACCTAGTAACATACTgtagtgggttgaaaggaaaagctctgctttccctcccccactgagaaagaaaccgtggctaaaacccagtcggagaaatgaaattatattttacaaggaaacagattatatgtaacacaacaaatacaggtattttacaatatatacaggaatatacagcaaataaacacagtcagaaaccagacccccaacagagggggcttccccctgtgcccccttcatcccccctacctcccttctcccccaaagaggtagaaaatgaaacaaagagtgggggttagcacagcagaggacTATGCACAGGGAGTGTGTTAATTcgtatctcttggcaagaagcccggAAGTCGTCCAGCTGacagggacagcgaagaaaggaagactgagagaaagtcccagctgcgctgggtccaatctcacctcccaccttacttggcaAATTAAaatcatttagaataccaaaatattttataaacatttagccagtgtgcggCTTTCTTAAAGGTGCAGCCTCAAACAATCACACATACCCATCGTAACAGTTTTCGTCAGTGATGTGAACAAAGCCATTTTCTTTATCTGCAAAGAAACACCACGATAGAGACTTGTAAACACAAGCTACAGAGCACAAAAGATAAGCAGTTTGACAGCTGTAGTAACAATGTATTAGTCTCACCTGCACACATGATCATGTTTTTCAATTGTTAGTGAGACTACAGTATCAATCAGCTGTGTCAGAAAAATAATTAGGTTTTAAAATACTTCCATTTAGCATGGCTCTATGCAGCAGCTGGCTTGTTCAGTGGGAGAAGACGCACATGATGGAAACACAGAACAAGGAAAAACACCTTAAATCAAAGTTTTGGCAGAATTTTGGTAGTACTTCAGCCCCAGTGATCAGATTCCTGAAAACTGCCATCATGTGTCAGAATGTTAAGATTTTGAAGTGAAAACCAAGCAGGAGAAAGAGCAGTAAGAAATAATCATATGGAACTTCTGCAAGCATTTGAACACGTCTTCAGAAGCTATCCAGAAAATGCAGCAAGAAGCTCAACCATGAAAAAGGATTCGTTATTACAACGGGGGAAGGGGGTGTTGGAGGGAGTTGGGGTAGGAACAATCTTACTGCCacgagctgcactgctgcactctctgagctgctgcttcagccgGTCCCTGAAGCTGGAGGAAAGTAAAACAACGGTCAGGGCCGCGGCCCTGGGAGTTGAGGGGGCCGCGCCACTGCCCCCACACTCCTCAGAGCGTCCACCCAGCGGATCCCCGACGTTCTCCCGGCCCCAGAACTGACCGAAGCAGGGTGAGGACATCCCTATTTACCACCGATCTCTTCTTAGCGACTG is a genomic window of Dryobates pubescens isolate bDryPub1 chromosome Z, bDryPub1.pri, whole genome shotgun sequence containing:
- the MRPS36 gene encoding alpha-ketoglutarate dehydrogenase component 4; amino-acid sequence: MGSKMAAAARVVQVVKPHTPLIKFPDRKSSPKPKMQESLQASVPSLHDSKAQESIGGRSPAFQNISPVSRVQGIPDTSELARLLPQKYKRKLMSDEEIEYIQRGGPE